TCGTAGACCTGCACGGCCCAGCCGTTGTCGGCGACCTCCTGCGGCACGGTGAGCACGATCGGGGTGTCGGGGGAGACCTCGACGACCGGCGGCTCGGTCTCGTAGCGCTGTCCCTCGCCGTCGCCGCAGTACTGGGTCGGCCGGGCGCTGACCTCCTGCGGCCCGGCCGTCACCGTCACGTCCGGCGGCGCCGAGGACCCGCCGGAGGTGCAGCCGGCCAGCGCAGCCGTCAGCACGCCGGCGAGCAGGACCCCGGTGCCCCTGCTGCTCACGCCCGGCCCTCCGGGACGGTGGGCGGGTCGGTCACCCGGGGCGCGTCCGGCACGGTCGGGGCCGCCGGGTCGACGGGTGCCCACCGCCGCCGGCGCGGGGTCCAGAGCACCAGGCCGACGGCGAGCACGAGCAGCGCGGCGGCGACGGTGAAACCCAGCCAGCCGATCGGCGGCAGCGCGATGCCGAGGGCGCCGCCGACCACCCAGGCCAGCTGCAGCACCGTCTCCGACCGCGCGAACGCCGAGGCGCGCAGGCTCTCGGGCACCTCGCGCTGGACGATCGCGTCGAGGGACACCTTGCCCAGCGCGTTGGCGACCGCCGCGACACCGGCGACCGCGGCCGCCGTCGCCAGGCCGGAGAACACCGCCGCCAGCACGGTGACCACCGCGGCGGCCCCGGCCGACCAGACGACCACCCGGTCGGGGTCGGCGGCGTGCAGCCGCGAGCCGATGCCGGTGCCCAGCACGCTGCCGGCGCCGGCCGCCCCGGCGATCGCGCCGAGGGCGAGGGTGGCATCCCACGCGTCGGCGACGGTGGCCTGCACGAGGAACGCGCAGAAGATGGTGAGGAACCCGCCCAGCCCGCGCAGCGCCGCGGTGGCCCGCAGCGCCAGGACGACGTGCGGGTTGACCGTGCGGCGCCGGCGACCGGACCGCGGGTCCGGGCCGGTGCTCAGCACGTCGGCCGGCTGCTCGCCGGTGGGGACGTCGACGTGGCGGGGCAGCCGGACCGCCATGACCCCGGTGACGGCGAAGACGGCGGCCGTGGCCCACAGCAGGGGCGCGAAGCCGGCCAGCGCGGCCAGCCCGGCGCCGACGCCGCCGAAGACCCCCGCGGTGACCAGGCCGAACACCGACAGGCGGGCGTTGGCCGAGGTCAGCGACATCGCGCGGGGCAGCACCCTCGGGACCACCGCGGCGCGCAGCACGTTGTGCCCCTTGGACAGCACCAGCACCCCGAGCGCCGCCGGGTAGAGCCACCAGTCGTCGAAGTGGGCGGCCATCGTCAGCGCCAGGGCCACCCGGCCGAACGACGCCGCGCCCAGGGCCCACCGCCGCCCGCGCTGCGGCCGGTCGAGCAGCGGGCCGATGACCGGCGCCACCACCGCGAACGGCGCCATGGTGACCAGCAGGTACAGCGCCACGTTGCCGCGCTGGGCGTCGGTGGTGGCGGCGAAGAACAGGGTGCCGGCCAGCGAGACGGCGACCATCGCGTCGCCGGCCATGTGCAGGGCGTTGACCCACAGCAGGTGGGTCAGTCCGCTCTCCCCCGCGCCGTCGGCCCGGCTGGCCGCCCGCACGCGGGCGACGGCGGCACCGGTCAGCTCCCGGGTGCGCGCGACGGCGACCCGGGTGACGGTCGCCTTGGGCGCAGGCCGGGGGGCTGCCGGCGGCGGTGCTGCCGGCGGGAGCGCGGGGGGCGGGACCTGGTACGCCGGTGGTGCGGGGGCCGTAGGGGGGCCCTGGTACGGCGGCCGGCCCGGGGGAGCGGTGGCCATCGGTCGGGTGCCCGGCCGCGGCTCCGCCGCAGGCAGGCCGAGCGGGGTGGTGTCCACGCGGTCGGGCGAGCCGGGGTCCGGCTGCGGCGGCACCGGGCGGCGGCGCAGCAGACCCCGGGAGGACCCGGGCGGACGCGAGGACGGCACGTGTCCATGGTGCCGTACCTCCCTGAGCAGGAGCTGGGACCGCGACCGGCGTCACCGGGACGAGCGCGTGACCGCCGCGCCCCCCGCGACCTCCTCCCCGGGAGGGGCATCGGCGACAATGGCGGCGTGCACCCCGACTCCGCCGACGGCGACCCGCTGACCGCGGCGGTCGACCTGGCCCGCGCCGCGGCCGAGGAGACCGCCGGTGACCCCACGCTGGTCGGTGGGCACCTCGGCGCCACACCCGAGCCGCTCGGCGACCCGGCCGGGGGGGTGCCGCCCGGCGCGCTCGGCCAGGTGCTCACCCACTCCTTCGCCAGCCGCCAGCCCGGCTACGTCGGCTGGCACTGGGCGGTCACCCTCGCCCGCGTCCCGGACGGCGACGAGGTCACCGTCGACGAGGTCGTGCTGCTGCCCGGTGACGCCGCGCTGCTGGCGCCGGCCTGGGTGCCCTGGCACGAGCGGCTGCGCCCCGGCGACCTCTCCGTGGGCGACGTGCTGCCCGCCACCGAGGACGACCCGCGCCTGGTGCCCTCCTACACCACCGAGGACGACGCCGCGGCCGACCCGGAGGCGCAGGCGCTGGCCACCGAGCTCGGCCTGGGTCGCGAGCGGGTGATGTCCCGCGAGGGGCGCAGCACCGCGGCCGCCCGCTGGCTGGCCGGCGAGTTCGGCCCGCGCGCCGCCATGGCCCGCCAGGCCCCGGGCCCCTGCGGCACCTGCGGGTTCTTCCTGCCGCTGGCCGGCTCCCTGCGCGGGCTGCTGGGCGCCTGCGGCAACGAGTACGCGCCCGCCGACGGCCGCGTCGTCGCCGTCGACTACGGCTGCGGCGCGCACAGCCAGGCGACCCTCGCCGCCGGCGAGCCCGCCGAGGTGGTGACGTCGGCCCGCTACGACACCGCGGACTTCGACGTCCTCTAGGTGACCGGCCCGGAACGGCCCCTCCGCGGGGTCCCGCCGCGAGCGTGCGAGCGGTGGGAGGCGGAGGGGTCCTTCTGCCGCTGCCAGCGCATGATGGCCAGCCCCAGGAACGGCAGCACGATGCCGGCCACGCAGGTCCACGTCCACACCGGCTCCAGCCGGTCGCCGAGCAGCAGCACGACGACCAGGGCGAGGACCCACAGCGCCGTCCCGGTCAGCACCACGCGGGTGGTGTCGACGCGCAGCGGGGGAGGCGCCTGCTTGGGCGGGCTCGGCTCGGGGCGGGGCACGCGGCGACCCTAGGCCCCGCGGCGCCCGGACCCGCGGGGAGGCGGACGGGCGGTGTGGCACGCTGTCGCCGCTCACCGCCCGGCAGCAGCGTCCGCAGGAGCCCCCATGCCCGAGAAGTCCCGTCCCCCCGCCGGCGCGAGTGCCGCCGGCCACGTCGGTGACACGCCGGCCGACGTCGCCGCCGGTGCGTCCCGGCCCCGGCGCAGCGAGGGCCCGAGGATCCGGCCGCGCAACGGCCTGGACCGGTACTTCTCGATCGGCGCGCGACGCAGCACCGTGGGCCGCGAGGTCCGGGGCGGGCTGACCACCTTCTTCACGATGGCCTACATCGTGGTGCTCAACCCGATCATCCTGTCCGGCGCCGACATCACCGGCGCCACGCTGCCCTTCGGTGCGATCGCGGCGGTCACCGCGCTGGTCGCCGGTGTGCTCACGATCCTCATGGGCGTCGTCGGCCGGTACCCCTTCGCGCTGGCCGCGGGCCTGGGCATCAACGCCATCGTCGCCGTCTTCGCCGCCACCCAGCTGGCCTGGCCGGAGATCATGGGCCTGATCGTGGTCGAGGGCCTGCTGATCACCGTGCTGGTGCTGACCGGGTTCCGGAAGGCGGTGTTCGAGGCCATCCCGCCGCAGCTGAAGACGGCGATCGCGGTCGGCATCGGCTTCTTCCTCACGATCATCGGCCTGGCCGACGCCGGGGTGATCCGCCCGGGCACGCCGCTGATCAGCTTCGGCGTCGGCGGCCAGCTCGCCGGGTGGCCGCTGCTGGTCTTCGTCGTCGGGCTGCTGCTGACCGCCGTCCTCGTCGTCCGCCGGGTGCGCGGCGCGCTGCTCGTCGGCATCGTCGCCTCGACGGTGCTGGCGATCGTCGTGGAGGCCGTGGCCTCCATCGGGCCGCGGATCGGTCCCGACGGCAGCGAGGCCAACCCGCGCGGCTGGGCGCTGCAGGTGCCCAGCCTGCCCAGCGAGGTCGTCAGCGCCCCGGACCTCTCGCTGGTCGGGCAGTTC
This region of Geodermatophilus bullaregiensis genomic DNA includes:
- a CDS encoding DUF2530 domain-containing protein — translated: MPRPEPSPPKQAPPPLRVDTTRVVLTGTALWVLALVVVLLLGDRLEPVWTWTCVAGIVLPFLGLAIMRWQRQKDPSASHRSHARGGTPRRGRSGPVT
- a CDS encoding DUF3027 domain-containing protein; this encodes MHPDSADGDPLTAAVDLARAAAEETAGDPTLVGGHLGATPEPLGDPAGGVPPGALGQVLTHSFASRQPGYVGWHWAVTLARVPDGDEVTVDEVVLLPGDAALLAPAWVPWHERLRPGDLSVGDVLPATEDDPRLVPSYTTEDDAAADPEAQALATELGLGRERVMSREGRSTAAARWLAGEFGPRAAMARQAPGPCGTCGFFLPLAGSLRGLLGACGNEYAPADGRVVAVDYGCGAHSQATLAAGEPAEVVTSARYDTADFDVL
- a CDS encoding DUF2771 family protein, with translation MSSRGTGVLLAGVLTAALAGCTSGGSSAPPDVTVTAGPQEVSARPTQYCGDGEGQRYETEPPVVEVSPDTPIVLTVPQEVADNGWAVQVYDERLEQRLGEVDVEDGQARFDGINSSDVVPPAFYLVVVEDEHGDCVLSGAWPIGFLRAGGDVGVEPTPSPAPVTPAG
- a CDS encoding NCS2 family permease, translating into MPEKSRPPAGASAAGHVGDTPADVAAGASRPRRSEGPRIRPRNGLDRYFSIGARRSTVGREVRGGLTTFFTMAYIVVLNPIILSGADITGATLPFGAIAAVTALVAGVLTILMGVVGRYPFALAAGLGINAIVAVFAATQLAWPEIMGLIVVEGLLITVLVLTGFRKAVFEAIPPQLKTAIAVGIGFFLTIIGLADAGVIRPGTPLISFGVGGQLAGWPLLVFVVGLLLTAVLVVRRVRGALLVGIVASTVLAIVVEAVASIGPRIGPDGSEANPRGWALQVPSLPSEVVSAPDLSLVGQFSLFGGFERIGVVAALLVVFSIMIADFFDTVGTVTAVGAEGDLLDERRNLPGSQPVLLVDSVAAAAGGAAGVSSNTTYIESASGVADGARTGLASVVTGVLFLLAMFFTPLVQVVPSEAAAPALVVVGALMISQIRTLEWDDMSLVIPAFLTIALMPFTYSITNGIGAGVVSYVLLRTAVGRGREVHPLMWVIAAAFVVYFALEPLQQLF
- a CDS encoding MFS transporter, encoding MPSSRPPGSSRGLLRRRPVPPQPDPGSPDRVDTTPLGLPAAEPRPGTRPMATAPPGRPPYQGPPTAPAPPAYQVPPPALPPAAPPPAAPRPAPKATVTRVAVARTRELTGAAVARVRAASRADGAGESGLTHLLWVNALHMAGDAMVAVSLAGTLFFAATTDAQRGNVALYLLVTMAPFAVVAPVIGPLLDRPQRGRRWALGAASFGRVALALTMAAHFDDWWLYPAALGVLVLSKGHNVLRAAVVPRVLPRAMSLTSANARLSVFGLVTAGVFGGVGAGLAALAGFAPLLWATAAVFAVTGVMAVRLPRHVDVPTGEQPADVLSTGPDPRSGRRRRTVNPHVVLALRATAALRGLGGFLTIFCAFLVQATVADAWDATLALGAIAGAAGAGSVLGTGIGSRLHAADPDRVVVWSAGAAAVVTVLAAVFSGLATAAAVAGVAAVANALGKVSLDAIVQREVPESLRASAFARSETVLQLAWVVGGALGIALPPIGWLGFTVAAALLVLAVGLVLWTPRRRRWAPVDPAAPTVPDAPRVTDPPTVPEGRA